Proteins from one Niallia circulans genomic window:
- a CDS encoding VOC family protein → MTKITPFLMFQGNAEAAIHFYTTIIEDSSIKNVIRYGKDEAGEEGSVMQAVFTLKNQEFMCIDSNISHDFGFTPSFSIYVECETEEQIDHYYQAFVSGGQELMALGDYSFSRKFGWIIDKYGVSWQFTLPFK, encoded by the coding sequence ATGACTAAGATAACCCCATTTTTAATGTTTCAAGGAAATGCGGAAGCAGCGATCCATTTTTATACAACCATAATAGAAGACTCAAGTATAAAGAATGTGATCCGTTACGGGAAGGACGAAGCTGGAGAGGAAGGAAGCGTCATGCAAGCTGTCTTCACATTGAAGAACCAAGAGTTCATGTGTATAGACAGCAACATTTCTCATGACTTTGGATTTACACCCTCATTTTCCATTTATGTTGAATGTGAAACAGAGGAGCAAATTGACCATTATTATCAAGCATTCGTTAGTGGAGGCCAAGAGCTTATGGCTCTTGGAGATTATTCCTTCAGCAGAAAATTTGGATGGATTATTGATAAGTATGGGGTTTCCTGGCAATTTACTCTTCCATTTAAGTAA
- a CDS encoding GNAT family N-acetyltransferase: MYSKQNDFPVLQTERLLLREIQNEDALDIFEYLSDKDVMKYYGMEPFQSLEEVRKEVEWYKSIRMKQTGIRWGITLKENGKVLGSCGFLNWDKRHFRTEIGYELHKNYWGQGLASEALKVVVQYGFEHMGLERIQALIEPPNLSSQSLLKKHRFLCEGLLRSYEFTSGKMDDLYMYSLIKKDFNGWRAQTND; the protein is encoded by the coding sequence TTGTACTCCAAGCAAAATGATTTTCCTGTCCTGCAAACAGAACGGTTACTGTTAAGAGAAATCCAAAATGAAGATGCATTAGATATTTTCGAGTATCTTTCTGACAAGGATGTCATGAAATATTATGGAATGGAGCCTTTTCAGTCACTTGAGGAAGTGCGGAAGGAAGTCGAATGGTATAAGTCAATCCGAATGAAGCAAACGGGCATAAGATGGGGAATTACACTAAAAGAAAATGGAAAGGTGCTTGGCAGCTGCGGATTTTTGAATTGGGATAAGCGTCATTTTCGGACAGAAATCGGCTATGAGCTGCATAAGAATTATTGGGGACAGGGCTTGGCAAGTGAAGCTTTAAAGGTAGTCGTACAATACGGCTTTGAGCATATGGGACTTGAAAGAATTCAAGCACTGATTGAACCGCCCAACTTGTCGTCACAAAGCTTGCTCAAAAAGCATCGGTTTTTGTGTGAAGGCTTGCTGAGAAGCTATGAATTTACGAGCGGAAAAATGGACGACCTGTATATGTACTCTTTAATAAAAAAAGATTTTAATGGTTGGAGGGCACAAACCAATGACTAA
- a CDS encoding YciI family protein, whose product MQFVVTAYDGTDDFALERRLGARAEHLKSVEKRFDEGNHLYGAALLDDTEKMIGSMMVVDYPSKEALDEWLKEEPYVTGNVWQRIEISPCKVAPIFMDLNK is encoded by the coding sequence ATGCAGTTTGTTGTAACAGCATATGACGGTACGGATGATTTTGCATTGGAAAGGAGATTGGGTGCACGAGCAGAGCATTTAAAGTCGGTTGAGAAACGATTTGATGAGGGCAATCATTTATACGGCGCTGCCCTGTTAGATGATACAGAAAAAATGATTGGTTCGATGATGGTAGTAGACTATCCATCAAAAGAAGCGCTTGATGAGTGGCTTAAGGAAGAACCTTATGTGACAGGCAATGTATGGCAAAGGATTGAGATTTCGCCATGTAAGGTTGCTCCAATATTTATGGATTTAAATAAATAA